The window GTGACGCCCAGCTCCCGGTGCTCCAGCACGACGGTGACCGACTCACGGCCGGCGACCGTCGCGGCCAGATCATCCGGCAGAGGGCAGACCGTATCCTCCAGATCCGCCCGGACCAGCGCGAACCTACGACTTCTCACCAGGAGAGATTACCCGGCCGACGGAGGGTTGACCTGAACCCGACTTCAGGCTGGAGGCTGGGCGGATGCGTGTTCACGGAATCTCCTGGGTCGGGGTGAAGACCGATTCGTATCGGGCGATGCGAAACTTCCTCGCCGAGGTCGCCGGGTTGCGGCTCGACGGTGAGCGGGGTGAATTCGCCGTGTTCGGGCTGCCCGACGGTGGCAAGGTGGAGATCTTCGGGTCCGGCGCGGATGATCCGCCGGAGCAGTTCGCCCGGGAGAAGGTCGTCGCCGGACTACTCGTCGACGATGTCGCCGCGGCCGCCGCCGAACTCCGGGAGGCCGGAATCGAGCTGATCGGGCCGGTGGAGGACGGCGGCGACGGATATCGGTGGCAGCACTTCCGGGCGCCGGACGGCAAGGTCTTCGAGCTGGTGCAGAATCCGGTGGCGCTACGACGGTTCCATCAGCCGAGCCCGGAGGCGCTGCAGTAGGGGCAGCAGCCCGTACACCACGATCGGCACCGCGATGGTGGCGGTGATCAGGGTGCGGACCACCATCGGGGCGTCCCGCAGCAGGTCACCGAGGAGCAGTTGCAGGACGATCAGGGTCGGTGCGACGGCGAGCCAGATCATGACGGCCGTCTGGTGGCGGCTCGATTTATTCGGCATGGCGATTTCTCCTGGTCAGTGCGTGTTGGCGAGGATGGCGGCGACCCGGCGTTCCTGGGCGGCCGAGAACGGCAGGGCGGCGCGGACGTCCTCGTCGACGAGGTCGGCGTTCAGGTCGATGGCGGCTGCCGAACCAGCCCCGGCCGCGGTGATCACCTGGGCTCGGGGGTCGACGGCGTTCCCGGCCGCCCACACGCCGGCGACGCTGGTCCGGCCGGTACGGACGTCGATGACCTCGGCGCCCAGGGCGGCGAGCAGGCCGTCGGCGGGGACGAGCCGGGGCCGGACGAAGAGGGCGTGCGGGGCGACCACGCTCGCCCAGTCGAGCTCGATGCCGGCCAGCCGGTCACCGTCGATGACGATCCTGCTCACCGCCCCGTCGACGATGCGGATGTCACGGGCGGCGAGGCGCTGCCGTTCGTCGGCGGTCGATTCATAGCCGTTCGAGAAGAAGGTCACGTCGTCCGACCACTGCCTGATCAGCAGGGCGTGCCCCACGGTCTCGGGGCTGCCGCCGAGTACCCCGAGCGGACGGTCACGGACCTCGTAGCCGTGGCAGTACGGGCAGTGCAGCACGTCGCGGCCCCACCGCCCGGCCAGGCCGGGGATGTCCGGGATCTCGTCGCGCAGCCCGGTGGCGACGACGATCCGGCGGGCGAAGAGGAGACGACCCTCGGCGGTACGGACCCGGAAGCCCTCGGCGCCGGTCGGAAGGA of the Actinoplanes sichuanensis genome contains:
- a CDS encoding NAD(P)/FAD-dependent oxidoreductase, whose product is MNEYDVVVVGGGAAGLSAALVLTRARRRVAVLDAGRPRNAPAAHMQGFLSRDGMPPAELLAAGRAEVTGYGGELISGTVRELLPTGAEGFRVRTAEGRLLFARRIVVATGLRDEIPDIPGLAGRWGRDVLHCPYCHGYEVRDRPLGVLGGSPETVGHALLIRQWSDDVTFFSNGYESTADERQRLAARDIRIVDGAVSRIVIDGDRLAGIELDWASVVAPHALFVRPRLVPADGLLAALGAEVIDVRTGRTSVAGVWAAGNAVDPRAQVITAAGAGSAAAIDLNADLVDEDVRAALPFSAAQERRVAAILANTH
- a CDS encoding VOC family protein produces the protein MRVHGISWVGVKTDSYRAMRNFLAEVAGLRLDGERGEFAVFGLPDGGKVEIFGSGADDPPEQFAREKVVAGLLVDDVAAAAAELREAGIELIGPVEDGGDGYRWQHFRAPDGKVFELVQNPVALRRFHQPSPEALQ